The following is a genomic window from Flavobacterium sp..
AAAGGCAGAAAAAACCAAAAAAAACAATATGAAATTGAAGTAAAAATGAATATTGGTACGCATAATTTTTTAATTAAAGTTTAAAAAAGCTAACACTTTACAAATTTTAAACTTATATACAAATTAATAAATACCTATAAATATGTAATTTTTAACCCGTTGGCTGTAAATATTTTTATACAATTACACCCAACGGGTAATTTTTACTCTTTACAGAAAGTAAACTAACTCAAATAATCTCATTTTTTATTTTTTCTATAACTAATTTCATTTTTCTAAAATAATTATAAGAAAATCATAACATAATTTTTTTTGTAAATATGCTACCGTTTTGACTAAATATTTTTACTAAAACTACTTGGTCTGTGGCTTTGATTGCGTCTGTTTGAAAATTAGAGTTATTAATATCTCCTTTTTCATAAATTACCCGACCTTGTATATCAGAAACTATTACTTTACTTATTAAACTTATATTGCTTTTTATAAACAATGTTTCATAATTCATATATAATAAAACATTGTTTTCATTTAAAAATAAATCTGAACTTAATTGTGGTTCTTTATAAACAATCTTAAAACGGTTATCAAAAGTCCCAACATCACTAGTAAAAGTGTAACTATTATTTTTTATATTGGTAATGGTTTCTAGCTGAAGATCTTTTATGAAAATATCTTGACTGCCATCAAATAGTCCGTCAACATCATATATTGAAATTGTAAAAACACCGGCTTCCGAAGCTTTAAAACCAAGAGAAACTTCATCATCAATTAAAAATGGCAAAGCTCTTCCTTGAATTGTATAATTAGAATTATTTAATACACTATAAAGATAACTTCCTGCACTTCCAAAACTTAAACCATCAAATCCGTTATCAATATCATTTGTAGCACCAGCTGCATAGCCTACTAAAATAGTATTTAATGGATTTGTAGGGTTGGATAAATTTAACCAAATTCTATGCCTTTCTATATTGTATTCTGTTGAGGATATGGAAGATGTTGAACTCGTTCTGAAAAATTGATTGTCCGAATTACCTATACGCATTGAATTAGTAAAAGATAAATCTCCCAATTGTGTTGCCTTAACAAAAAAACCTTGTCCAACTTGAATTATACCATTTGGAATAACTGGACTACTCCCCGTTCCTCCTGACCCTACAGATGCAGGAGTGCCACCCATTCCAGGATTCCATGTTGCATAATTAGTACCTGATGGAAAAACACCCACTGAATTCATAGATAGTGTATGCGCATAAAAATATAGTGTACCCGTAATTTTATCACTATTAGCACTAATAAATGTACTTCCATCAATTGTTGATGGATAAGGATTGCCAACACCATTATAACCAACAGTTGAAACTGAATATAATATATTACCATTATTTGGCGTTCCCACAAAACTACCACTCCACTCAGAAGGATTAGTGCCCCAATTGTTCGGCGCACGAATACCAATTGCTTTCGCAAGTGGAAAAGTAGAAGTCATGCCAATAGGCGAAAAACTATTAGAAACTGTATTGTAAACATAGAACCTATTCGATAATGTTTGTGGTGAAAACTGTTGAAGAGTTTGCTGACCTGTTACCGGAGTTGACCATAAAGTATGATCTAGTCTAACAATAGGAGCAGAATTTCGATTCACAATAATATTCCCACTATTTGTTACATCATTTATTTGAATTAAATTAGCATTGTTTTCAACTATTAAACTTGAACCAGAATCAACACTTAAGTTGTTAACAATCGTTAAATCAATCCCCGAACCTACAATTACATTTGCTGAATTATTAATATGACAGCTACATGCTATTAAATCAGAAGTTAGTATTTTGTCTTCTGAAAAAATGATATCCTTAGTCGAATCCGGCTCACCATTACTCCAAAAATTTCCATCCCAAACTGAACTTCCTCCAATTAAAATTTCAACAACATTAGAATAAGCAATGGGCACACAAATCCCACTTTCAACTACAGCTCTAAAATAGGTGTTACTTGTCAAATTTCCAATTTCAACTCCTGTTAAGGAATTAGTTGTATTTATAATATCTGTGACATTTGAAGAAAAATCAATATTAGTAGATTTTTGCCATTTAATAACAGATCCTGAATTACCAGTTAAATTCAAATCATTTGGCTTTGTACCAAAACAGATTGTTTGATTTGAAGACGCATTACCTCCAAATGCTATTTCGGATGAATAGACTGCTGTTATATCCTTTCGTATATAATTATTTGAAATAGCTGTTGCTGTATTAGTAACATAAATTTTATTAATATTATTATTTCTAAAATCCCATCGATAATTAATTGTAGGCCAATTTTGAATAGATCTTAAATCTAAACTACTTAAAAAATTATTTGAACAGTCTATTACATAAAATATTGAACTTGAACATAAATTCAAACTTGTCAATTGATTATTTTTACAATTTAAACCTAATAAATTTGGACAAAAAGTTAAATCTAAACTTGTTAAAAAATTATTTTGGCATTGTAAATTATTTAAATTAGTTAACTGACTTACATCTAATTCTGTTAATAGATTATCACCACAGCTTACTGATTCTAATTGACTTAATCCATTAAAATTCAAATTACTTATTTGGTTATTTTCACATCCAAAAGCACCTAAATTAACTAATGTACTAATATCAATAGTACTTAAATTATTGCCCCCAAGACCTAAATAAGCTAATGTAGTAAGGTGACTTACATCAATAGAGTCAAAATTATTATCCCCTAATTGTAAATCTATTAAACTTGTTAATCCACTCAAATTAATATCTGCCAAATTATTTCCATAAAGTTCTAACATCTGTAAATTTGAAAGACCCGAAACATTAATGCTTGTCAACAAATTATTAGTTATAAAAACCAATTCTAAATTAGTTAACATACTTAAATCAACTTCTGTAACTAAATTATCTTCACAAAATAAAGCCTTTAAACTAATAAAATCTTGTATCCCTTCCAAACTAGAAATTCCATAAAATTGAAGATTTAATTCTTCAATAGTATTAATCTCATCAGTTAAAATTTGATGATCAATAATTGGATTTGAATCAAATCCAAAATCAATAAGTGCCTGCTCAAAATTTTCATCTGGAATAAATGTATATTCTTGAGCTATTGAAGTATGAGAAATTAATAGAAAAAGAATAATTCTAAAAAAAAGAGTCGACGGTTTTACTTTTTTACTTAAAAAGTTTAATAATTTCATTTATTTAACAATCTTTAAAATTTATACTAAAAAACATATTTAAATATGGAAATTTTTATTAAATTAAATCTTCTAATTCAAAAAAATATAAAATCAATTAAAACTTACTTTATACTTCAAATAATTGATATTGCAAATTTTGACATATAATTAAGATTATAAAATAACTATAAATATGTATTTTTACTTATAAATATGTATTTTAAAACTTATTTTTGTAATTTAGGCTAATCTTTAGTTTATTTATTCTAATATAAATTTAATTATGACTGATTTATTCAATGAATATTTAAAAATGCGTACAAAAATATTGAAACAAGGAAGTTTAATTTTAGAAAAAGAATTAAAGGAAAATCTAGAAACTAAACTTGTTAATATTTTTACAGTTGGTGAATATTATTATACCATTTGCAATCTGGAAGAAGGTGTTTTTGAATATGTTCATCCTTCTATAACAAATATTTTAGGTTTTGATAATGATAACTTAAGTTACGAGTTTTTTTTTAAAAGAATTCATCCTGACGATGTTGGATATTTTTTAGATTTTGAACAAAAAGTAGTTGATTTTTTTACTTCCTTACCAGCAGATGAAGTACCGAAATACAAAACTAGATTTGATTTTAGAATTCAAAAACTTGACGGAGAATACATTAGAATTTTACATCAAGCTATACCAATTCAATGCAAAGATGATGGTGGTGTTATTAGAACTTTAGTTGTACATACCGATATTTCAAACTTAAAAACAACAAATAAATCAAAATTATCTTTTATTGGACTTGAAGGAGTTCAATCCTATATTGATGTTTCAGTTGATTCTTTTTTTAGTGTTTCAAAAATTAAATTAACCAAAAGAGAAAAAGAAATTTTAATTTTGCTTGCTAATGGTAAAAGCAGTATTAATATTTCTAAAGAACTATATTTAAGCAAATACACTATCGATAAACATCGTAATAATATGCTTTTGAAATTTGGAACAAATAATATAACTGAACTCATTTCAATAGCAATAAACGAAGGTTGGATTTAAATTAACAAAATAATCTTATTGTGAATAACAGAATTTTACACAAAGAAAATTCACGTGGCAATGCAAATCATGGCTGGTTAAATGCATACCATAGCTTTAGTTTTGCTAGCTGGTTTAATCCTGAAAGAATTCAATTTGGCATGCTTCGTGTATTAAACGATGATACCGTAGCTGCAGGAATGGGATTTGGAACGCATCCACACGATAACATGGAAATTATAACAATTCCACTTGAAGGCGATTTGGCTCACAAAGACAGTATGGGAAATGCCGCAACCATCAAAACAGGAGATGTGCAAGTAATGAGTGCTGGAACAGGAATCCAACACAGTGAGTTCAACCCAAATCACGACCAACATACAAAATTGTTCCAAATTTGGTTGTTTCCAAAATATAGAAATGTCGAACCTCGTTACCAACAAATTACATTAGACCAATCGTTACAAAAAAATAATTTCGCTCAAATTCTATCTCCAAATCCTGATGATGCAGGTGTTTGGATTCATCAAGATGCTTGGTTTTATTTAAGTGATTTTGACAAAGATTTCTCTAAAAAACTATCACTTAAAAAAGAAGGAAACGGTTTTTACATCATGACAATTGAAGGAGAAATTGAAGTAAATGGCGAAAAACTAGAAAGAAGAGATGCTATTGGGATTTGGGCAACCAATGAAATTGAAATCAAAGCCAATATTGATTCAAAGTTTTTAGTGATGGAAATTCCTATGGAGCAATAAATGGTGTTACATGTTTCGTTTTTAGTATTCCTTTAAAAAAAATACTATTTTTGCTTAAGTTTTGAGTTTAACTTTAAACTCACAAACCTTAAACTTTTAAACTAAAA
Proteins encoded in this region:
- a CDS encoding LuxR C-terminal-related transcriptional regulator, which gives rise to MRTKILKQGSLILEKELKENLETKLVNIFTVGEYYYTICNLEEGVFEYVHPSITNILGFDNDNLSYEFFFKRIHPDDVGYFLDFEQKVVDFFTSLPADEVPKYKTRFDFRIQKLDGEYIRILHQAIPIQCKDDGGVIRTLVVHTDISNLKTTNKSKLSFIGLEGVQSYIDVSVDSFFSVSKIKLTKREKEILILLANGKSSINISKELYLSKYTIDKHRNNMLLKFGTNNITELISIAINEGWI
- a CDS encoding pirin family protein, producing MNNRILHKENSRGNANHGWLNAYHSFSFASWFNPERIQFGMLRVLNDDTVAAGMGFGTHPHDNMEIITIPLEGDLAHKDSMGNAATIKTGDVQVMSAGTGIQHSEFNPNHDQHTKLFQIWLFPKYRNVEPRYQQITLDQSLQKNNFAQILSPNPDDAGVWIHQDAWFYLSDFDKDFSKKLSLKKEGNGFYIMTIEGEIEVNGEKLERRDAIGIWATNEIEIKANIDSKFLVMEIPMEQ